From the Pedobacter cryoconitis genome, one window contains:
- a CDS encoding winged helix-turn-helix transcriptional regulator has protein sequence MLLENDCSKAMLSIKDALEAVDGRWKLLILYSLCGGPKRFKEISREVNGITDKTLSKELKSLQANKLIQRDVHNTFPPTVEYTMTTHGMSLKKVLYELWTWGLAHRKEVIGT, from the coding sequence ATGTTATTAGAAAATGATTGTTCAAAAGCAATGCTTTCTATCAAAGACGCCCTGGAAGCTGTTGATGGCAGATGGAAATTGCTTATCCTGTATTCGCTGTGCGGCGGGCCTAAACGATTCAAAGAAATTTCAAGAGAGGTAAATGGAATAACAGATAAAACCTTATCTAAGGAATTAAAAAGTTTACAAGCGAACAAATTGATTCAAAGAGATGTGCATAATACTTTCCCTCCAACGGTGGAATATACGATGACTACCCACGGTATGTCACTTAAGAAAGTTTTATACGAACTCTGGACCTGGGGTCTCGCGCATCGCAAAGAAGTCATTGGAACATGA
- a CDS encoding MFS transporter has product MKENDMIKKTPFDQHKRQRRIILITVCIALMAVIASVSGLNVAQPKLAAEFNASQHTILWMINIYTISLAALLLPLGAVGDRMGRKPMLLAGLVIFGAASVMSGLATSSIIMLAARLLSGIGAAMIMPVTLAVITSTFPNEERSKAIGVWTGVAGGGGILGMYLSAVLVDLANWRWLFALPILLAIVAIALTLRFIPDSREKTVHRFDIVGSLLSIIAMIGIVFTLHEAPGQGWDNPMTLISLIIGIAAVFGFVLWELRQQEPLLDIRLFRKRGLSSGSVSLLTIFGVQAGIFVVLFPYFQGVLGWSGLRSTLAMMPMALLMMLASGLAPVAAARIGSRSTMAVGVIFGGVGAALMATLVSVDGGYLSVLPGMLAMGFGMGLTMTPSTEAITLALPIERQGVASALNDVTRELGTALGVALLGALVTAGYSNAIDCRLDQIPTGTAALAREGIANALIAAEGTGSQSAILIRIARESFVYGWQQAMWAGAGVMAILFVYILARGPRGQ; this is encoded by the coding sequence TTGAAAGAAAATGACATGATAAAGAAAACACCTTTTGATCAGCACAAGCGCCAGAGGCGCATAATTTTAATAACCGTGTGTATCGCTCTCATGGCGGTCATCGCTTCAGTGAGTGGTTTAAATGTTGCTCAGCCCAAGCTCGCAGCAGAGTTCAATGCCTCACAGCATACCATCCTATGGATGATCAATATATATACTATAAGTTTGGCAGCACTGCTGCTGCCCCTGGGAGCGGTTGGAGATCGGATGGGTCGCAAACCCATGTTGCTTGCAGGCCTGGTTATTTTCGGCGCAGCAAGTGTAATGTCCGGCTTAGCCACTTCTTCTATTATTATGCTTGCGGCACGGCTTTTAAGTGGCATTGGTGCTGCAATGATTATGCCGGTCACTCTAGCTGTTATTACTTCGACTTTTCCGAATGAAGAACGTTCAAAGGCTATTGGTGTGTGGACTGGCGTGGCGGGGGGCGGGGGGATTCTGGGGATGTACCTCTCTGCCGTGCTGGTTGACCTGGCCAACTGGCGCTGGCTCTTTGCGCTCCCGATACTATTGGCCATTGTGGCTATTGCGCTGACATTGCGCTTTATTCCTGACTCACGAGAAAAGACGGTGCACAGGTTCGATATTGTTGGTTCACTGTTATCAATAATTGCAATGATCGGAATTGTTTTTACACTCCATGAGGCGCCCGGTCAGGGCTGGGATAATCCGATGACGCTTATAAGCTTAATCATTGGTATAGCAGCTGTCTTTGGTTTTGTGCTATGGGAATTGCGTCAGCAGGAACCCCTTCTTGATATACGCCTTTTTCGCAAACGGGGTCTTTCCAGCGGGTCTGTTTCTTTGCTAACCATCTTTGGAGTGCAGGCCGGAATATTTGTAGTTCTCTTTCCTTATTTTCAAGGAGTTCTAGGTTGGTCCGGTCTTCGCTCCACACTCGCAATGATGCCAATGGCGCTGCTAATGATGCTCGCTTCAGGCTTGGCGCCAGTAGCGGCCGCCCGTATTGGAAGCCGTTCTACTATGGCTGTGGGAGTAATATTTGGCGGTGTGGGGGCAGCTCTTATGGCAACGCTTGTTTCTGTTGACGGTGGCTACCTGTCAGTTCTTCCTGGCATGCTCGCTATGGGATTTGGCATGGGATTAACAATGACCCCTTCTACCGAGGCCATTACTTTAGCGTTGCCTATTGAACGTCAGGGTGTTGCCTCTGCGCTCAATGATGTGACCCGTGAACTGGGCACGGCTCTTGGTGTTGCGCTGCTTGGCGCCCTTGTTACTGCCGGTTATAGTAACGCTATTGATTGCCGGTTGGATCAGATTCCCACTGGCACGGCGGCTTTAGCCCGTGAAGGTATTGCGAATGCTTTGATAGCAGCAGAAGGCACCGGTTCTCAATCTGCAATTCTGATCCGTATTGCCCGGGAGTCTTTTGTTTATGGCTGGCAGCAGGCCATGTGGGCCGGTGCAGGTGTGATGGCAATCTTGTTTGTTTATATTCTTGCACGTGGCCCGCGCGGACAGTAA
- a CDS encoding class I SAM-dependent methyltransferase yields MNKIEIFKTNIQEQSQAEQVRSTLLNILPDARINFDLDDCDKILRIENLNFDPGIVVSVVEDLGFLCKVMPDRVCKAAANPAEEMKGFWDSSFIEHKAMWGFEPTNSAVIAKDMFIAQGIKDVLIPGIGYGRNARVFMENDIKVTGIEISPTAIEMAKEYYSSDMEIFQGSVTDMPFDTHLYEGIFCYGLVYLLNPGQRKKMISDSYNQLKPGGWMIFSVVSKSSPNYGKGKEVGKDTFEIGKGGQIFFYDMDTARQDFEKYGLTDLFEIDEPNNTSTNKSSFKFILIKCKK; encoded by the coding sequence ATGAATAAGATAGAGATTTTTAAAACAAATATTCAAGAGCAAAGTCAGGCTGAGCAAGTACGCAGTACACTGCTAAACATTTTGCCGGATGCCAGGATTAATTTTGACCTCGATGATTGCGATAAAATACTTCGGATCGAAAATTTAAACTTTGATCCAGGTATCGTCGTATCAGTTGTCGAAGACCTTGGTTTTTTATGTAAAGTGATGCCCGACCGGGTCTGTAAAGCTGCAGCCAATCCGGCAGAGGAGATGAAAGGATTCTGGGATTCCAGTTTTATTGAACATAAAGCAATGTGGGGTTTTGAACCGACCAATTCTGCGGTCATTGCTAAAGATATGTTTATAGCACAAGGGATTAAAGATGTGCTTATACCAGGTATTGGTTATGGTAGAAATGCACGCGTTTTTATGGAGAACGATATCAAAGTAACAGGGATTGAAATATCTCCCACAGCAATCGAAATGGCAAAAGAATATTATAGTTCCGATATGGAAATCTTCCAGGGATCGGTTACTGATATGCCATTTGATACCCATTTATATGAAGGGATTTTTTGTTACGGACTTGTTTATTTATTGAATCCTGGGCAAAGAAAGAAAATGATCAGTGATTCTTATAATCAATTGAAGCCCGGAGGCTGGATGATCTTTTCTGTAGTTTCTAAAAGTTCCCCGAACTATGGAAAAGGTAAAGAGGTTGGAAAGGATACATTTGAGATTGGGAAAGGTGGGCAGATTTTCTTCTATGATATGGATACAGCCAGGCAGGATTTTGAAAAATACGGGTTAACAGATCTTTTCGAAATTGACGAACCAAACAACACTTCAACAAATAAATCATCCTTTAAGTTTATACTTATTAAGTGTAAAAAATAA
- a CDS encoding VOC family protein — MNPKMIWSNLAVSDLERTTKFYTELGFKSNNSHPSKELTSFLVGERDFVIHFFLKEILETNIKGKIADAHKGNEVVFTLSAKSKDQVNSWAEEVKKAGGEIISSPEEFGKEYYGFIFADPDGHRFNVFYMKGF; from the coding sequence ATGAATCCAAAAATGATCTGGTCAAATCTGGCCGTAAGTGATTTAGAGCGAACAACGAAATTCTATACCGAGTTGGGATTTAAATCCAACAACTCACACCCCTCTAAAGAATTGACAAGCTTCCTTGTTGGGGAACGTGACTTCGTTATTCACTTTTTTTTAAAAGAGATCCTCGAAACCAATATAAAAGGTAAAATAGCAGACGCACACAAAGGAAACGAAGTTGTGTTCACGCTTTCTGCTAAAAGTAAAGATCAGGTAAACAGTTGGGCAGAAGAGGTTAAAAAAGCAGGCGGGGAAATTATTTCCAGTCCAGAAGAATTCGGCAAAGAGTATTACGGTTTTATCTTTGCAGACCCGGATGGCCACCGGTTCAATGTTTTTTATATGAAGGGTTTTTAA
- a CDS encoding YcxB family protein, protein MIGSNIQLEINEDHLHFTDQAGEYKYLYSGFILISESSSYYFIKLNNSQCIIIPKINNEMEQSMKSMIARYSLAHKLQLDIKV, encoded by the coding sequence ATGATCGGATCTAATATTCAATTAGAAATTAACGAAGACCATTTACACTTTACAGATCAGGCCGGCGAGTATAAATATCTATATTCTGGCTTTATTTTAATTAGTGAATCGAGTTCATATTACTTTATTAAACTGAATAATTCACAGTGTATAATCATACCAAAAATAAATAATGAAATGGAACAAAGTATGAAATCTATGATTGCCAGGTATAGTTTAGCTCATAAATTACAATTAGACATTAAAGTTTAA
- a CDS encoding energy transducer TonB: MLKIFLFLLLMIGINAFGQKTDTTYLGSDWKPSTKQLSSYFRVTKTIEEGKKYEISDYYKTGELQMTGNYSSLNPNVWDGEFNWYYKNGKQKAKNFYKRDELQSEMSWDANGKQTLQKEYQKLNLIKDGKETYEYVTMDKFPKYPGGMSELYKFISAKFIMPENVQYSPGKVVIKFIVDRDGSIVDVQIAQSVHPSIDKEALRVVKSLPKWEPGIQNGKNVRVNMNVPIRID, encoded by the coding sequence ATGCTCAAAATCTTTCTCTTTCTACTCTTAATGATTGGTATCAATGCTTTCGGGCAAAAGACAGACACTACCTATCTGGGTTCAGACTGGAAACCATCTACTAAACAACTGAGTTCCTATTTCCGGGTTACAAAGACCATTGAGGAAGGAAAGAAATATGAAATCTCTGATTACTACAAAACTGGTGAACTTCAAATGACAGGGAACTATTCATCACTTAATCCCAATGTATGGGACGGAGAATTCAACTGGTATTATAAAAATGGCAAACAAAAAGCTAAGAACTTTTATAAGCGTGATGAATTGCAATCTGAGATGAGTTGGGATGCCAATGGTAAGCAAACTTTACAGAAGGAGTATCAGAAACTTAACCTTATAAAAGATGGAAAGGAAACCTATGAATATGTGACCATGGATAAATTCCCAAAATATCCCGGGGGAATGTCAGAGCTTTATAAGTTCATTTCTGCAAAATTTATAATGCCTGAAAATGTACAGTATTCACCGGGAAAAGTTGTCATTAAATTTATTGTAGATCGGGATGGTAGTATTGTAGATGTTCAAATAGCGCAAAGCGTTCACCCTTCCATTGACAAGGAAGCATTGCGCGTAGTTAAATCTCTTCCAAAATGGGAACCCGGTATTCAGAATGGGAAGAATGTAAGGGTAAATATGAATGTACCTATTCGTATTGATTAA
- a CDS encoding DUF808 domain-containing protein: MASGIFAILDDIASLMDDVAVTAKIAARKTAGILGDDLAVNAEKATGFMASRELPVLWAITKGSLVNKLIIVPIALILNAFFPVAIKVILVLGGFYLAYEGVEKIIEYLFHRSKEGHEAPVTSKQEDSDPEKTKIRSAVTTDFILSVEIVIIALGTVLQENITVQILTVSIVALLATIGVYGIVALIVRMDDAGYKLIRSSNEKGFLASLGLLLVKSLPVIIRILAVVGTIALILVSGGIFVHNIDYLHHLLPETASIIKELVIGLMAGIIAVAIITGSKKVISLFR, translated from the coding sequence ATGGCTTCAGGTATTTTTGCGATTTTAGATGATATTGCTTCTTTAATGGACGATGTTGCAGTAACAGCTAAAATAGCTGCCAGAAAAACTGCTGGTATTTTGGGTGATGATTTAGCGGTGAATGCAGAAAAAGCCACTGGTTTTATGGCTTCCCGTGAATTACCTGTCCTTTGGGCAATCACCAAAGGATCATTAGTTAACAAGCTTATAATTGTCCCTATTGCACTAATACTAAATGCGTTTTTTCCTGTTGCTATTAAAGTCATCCTGGTTTTAGGAGGATTTTATCTGGCTTATGAAGGAGTTGAAAAAATAATCGAATACCTTTTCCATCGCTCAAAAGAAGGACATGAAGCACCAGTTACAAGTAAACAAGAAGATAGCGATCCGGAAAAAACAAAGATCAGATCTGCGGTAACAACCGATTTTATTCTATCTGTAGAGATCGTCATTATTGCATTAGGAACTGTTTTACAAGAAAATATAACGGTACAGATTCTGACAGTTTCAATTGTTGCATTATTGGCAACAATTGGTGTCTATGGCATAGTTGCGCTCATTGTAAGAATGGATGATGCTGGTTACAAACTGATCCGGAGTTCCAATGAAAAAGGTTTTCTTGCAAGTCTGGGTCTTTTGCTGGTTAAATCTCTTCCTGTGATTATCAGAATTCTGGCTGTAGTTGGAACCATTGCTTTAATCTTGGTTTCGGGTGGTATTTTTGTTCATAACATTGATTATTTACATCATTTACTTCCAGAAACAGCATCGATAATTAAGGAGTTAGTTATTGGCTTAATGGCAGGAATAATTGCAGTTGCAATTATTACAGGTAGTAAAAAGGTAATTTCATTATTCAGGTAA